The genomic DNA CGATTCAcaatcccttccccccacctttggCACATCACCAATACTCAAGATTGTCAAGTTAGCATCAGATGTTCTCCGTGTTCTTCAATTGACATTGATTGCATACACTTATTTAGCAaatcatcttcctttttttcttcattcatgtATGATTCAGAATCATTTAtggaaactgaaggaaaaaataagagtttataatgtctgttttggaaataaagtaTTTCATCCTGAAAATTGAGATTTGTATACAAGAACAACCTTCAAAATGACCTACTTTTTTAATAAGCCTTTGGCAAAAACAAATTGcaattttcaaaatttgattATCTCCCACTCCCCCtaaatctcttattttttaaaataagatgccCAGTACTATATTCTAGCCAAGTTATTGTATAGCAAATTCTCTGTTACTAAGTCCTATTTTCCCATTGCTTTTCAAAATCTTTTGACTGGGGGAAGTTATAGCTTCAGTATTCTCTGTTTTCCTTAAgttccttctcatttcttttctcttgggggACCATGGGGACTTTTCCTCTATCTGTGGTTTCCTCCAGCTGTTCTTTTTGGAACCAGACTTACCTTCTCCCCTGCCATTTCCCTCATTTCTTGGATAGGCATGGTATGGTACTTACAGCAGAGCTGAGTGGTGCTGTCATACAGCAGTGGGATATGGGTTCAGAAGGCCTAAGTTCCCTGTTTCCTACCAACTTCCCTACTCACTGTGGTAGTAACTAGGAAATTATTTAACTTCCACTTAATCCTTTCCACTTTATCAATTCTGAGGAATATTTCTGAGCATTCAgtctttctcttgcctttttcattttgtgaTATTCTGTACTTGTGGTAGAAGGATCCTTTATGCTGATCCTTCCCAAATGTGGATTTGTCTGAGTTGCTCTGTAAAATTTTGATAATAATAATTGGTTTGTTTCCACTGGTTTGAATATTAAACAAAATGGTATAGGTGATATAGCCCTTTGTTAACTATTTGATTCTATACAAAATATTgctgtctggggacttccctggtggtccatagGTTacgattctgtgcttccactgcagggggaatgagttcgatccctgattggggaaataagatcctgcatgcaggaGTCCCTGAGCAGTGTGTTCTTTTAAATGAAAGCAGAAATCGATTTcatgtttagtttttgtttgttttttttttgcggtacgcgggcctctcactgttgtggcctctctcgttgcggagcacaggctccggacgcgcatggctcacgggcctagccactccgcggcatgtgggatcttcccggaccggggcatgaacccatgtcccctgcatcggcaggcagactctcaaccactgcgccaccagggaagccctcatgtttagttttgtttggAGCAATATAAGCAAGTCACgttctaaatttttttaatgtcttctctAATAGAAATGGAACTATattgggtttaatattttttagcatgacatctttaaaaatgcatatattaagaATTCCACATTTACCTGATTGCATGAACAGTCTGCCTGGTTTTCTAAAAATCTTCAGCGACTTACATCTTGTTTTAGATGCATATCCAGTTTTTAAACTGTAAGAAAGAGAAGCATCTTAATTGGAACCAGCACAGTGAACAGCTGCCAAATGCATGTGGAAGAccatatatgttctttttattaAGCTGCCGGCATCACCAAAGAGACCCTTTCAGACCCTGAATTCTCCCGTGACATACTAACCCTGAGATGCAAAGCTAACGATTGTAGCGCAGGTTGAATAATCAGGCATCTtaatctcttttttcctttttccttttttgtttatagTATTCCCCTGTGCATAAGCCACCATATGCTTCTCCTTTTGAAagtgtttgtattattttaaatttgagtgGGAATCATTTAAAAGGGCAGTCTTCCATATCTTTAGCTGATCGAAATTTTTACAATTCCACAAAGTTCTGAAAACAGTAACATATCCCAGTCAGCTCAGTAAAGAGACTATAAGATAGCattcttttgtgctttttgtcCAACCTATTCTGAATTTAATAAAGTGAACATATTAGGGAACACAAGATTTAATGTCATTTAGCTCAAATAAAATTGAGGGGTACATTTTTCTCTTAAAGAGTAGGAAACAAACCTTTCTTTGTTTCTCACTGGTTGCCAAAGGGAATGCTGTATGATCATCTCAGGTGCAGATGCAGCTGCAATGTTAGAAGGCCCCGAGTCCTCTCTCTCCAGCTGGTGTCGCCATGTAGTGCAGGGGTAATGCTGCTTCTGTGAGTAACGAGAACTGAGGTGGCTCCTGTGATGAGTGAGGACACCTGTCACACAAATCACCTCTGTTAGAACACCCTCTTGTTTCTTGTGAGAACTAGTGAGAAACTACCTGGAGGTGCACCTGCCTGGTTTTTGTGAGCTGTGCTGGGTCACATGCATGTACTGCCTCTTCATTAACGTCCTCAGATAGTTTGCATTATAGATCTTAGCAATGCTGCACAGGTAACGCTTCTGGCCTAAGGTGAGGTCTGGATGCTAGAAGACAAAACAAGATTTATAGGCTGCATTGTAGAACAGAGGTTGGCAATATTCCATATCTGAAAGGATAGAATGTTCATTTGGCCAAAaaattaagagagaaagaaatggccATTTAAATAGTACAAGTGACTCTGTTTGCCATTTCCACTCGAGTGATTCAGATGCCCACTgggtttgagaaacactgccctaGAAGAATAAGGAAAGTGTGAATCTGCTGTCTGTCAATGAGTCTTAGTTCCCATGTGCCTCTCAGTGAGTGTAGGCATCTTGCCTTCTGAATATGATGTTTGAGGTGGTACCTCAAAAGTGGTACCTAAAAGAAACACAATTACTCTAGTCTTAGAAACAGTCTTTTCTAGCACCAGAAGAATAACTCTCGGTGTTGGACAGACTGAGGGTAGTCTGTTGGTCTCTTatataggtaattttttttttttggctgtgcctagcggcatgtgggatcttagttcctgacctgggatcaaacctgtgccccctgcagtgggagtatggcgtcttaatcactggaccaccagggaagtcccagtcataTAAGTAATTTTGACTAAGATTTTCACTGTACTTGCTGATTTTAGAAGTTAACGCTCACCTAAAATGCAAGACTCCactatatatgcatgtgtatatacatacaaacacaagATTTACTGAACTGAATAgataataaatgcagagaaaatattaaatgttggTCAGAAATAACATCAGTTTGCACAGATCTTTAGTAACCCTAATTTATATTGCTCTAGAGAGGGTACTTCTGCCAGCTATGATCTTTAATGGGTAATACGGGTCAACAGTTATGAAGTgtttattgccattttctttaCTTACTTGCTTTTAATTTTGTGGTCCTTGAGCAAAATCCTTATGAGGTTGGGTTTCTGTCTCTAGAGTGGAACTTTCCTCAAGCATCTTTGTGCTTGGCACTGAGCTTCCTGAGTAAAGGTACATTAGATCCAAAGTATCATAAAACCCTGAAAGAACTCTTATGATAGGGAATCTATGATAAAATCCTTGCATTCACTCATGAGTTTACCCAGCAGATATTTATGGACTCCTAGACAATGTGCTGGGTGTACTTGTCTTCTACAGTGCCTTACCCTCTAACTAGCTTATCTTCAATAAAAAGTTCAGCTCTGAATACAAAGACTATCGGTATTTAAATAAAGTATTGGTATTTGGTTAGCATACCTTTAGAAAGGATGTCTCTGTCATTGACTTAGGGATGTGAATTGTTTGAACTTGAGGCGTTTTCCATAACTCTTGCAGCATGGCTATGTGTGAGTTCATTTTGTGTCCATCTTTGAATCTATCTGTAGGCAAGGACATTATTATGTGAATTTCATAAGCAAAGATAAGTTTaacaaattaattattaagatcCATCTATTTACATGTGTCATTGATTATCCTGGAATACCAGTATGAGTCAGACTGTTAAATCTGAAGAGACATTATGATATGCCATTTGGTTTTAGAGCACACAAAAATCtaagatatttataaatatttactatatataatgatatataatcATTACATAtggacaaaattattttgaactcaGCTGAGATGCAAAATGTTGACAGTAACTTATTTCTttagtttattgtatgtcagacCATACTAAACAGGAATATACATGCAGGATTTGTGCTttaaagattttcaaaaatattttatcattcattTGCCTTCAGTATATAGTTTCGAAATTCTATTCTGCATTAGACTCAAGATAGAATAACACACATTTTATCCCTTTAATGAGGCAGTGTTAAAATGAAgagctttagggacttccctgttggcgcagtggttaagaatccacctgccaatgcaggggacacgggttcaatccttggtccggcatgattccacatgccgtggagcagctaagcccatgcgccacaactactgagcctgcgcgcctagagcctgtgctccgcaacaagagaagccatagcagtgagaagcccacgcatggcaggaaagagtaacccccactcgctgcaactagagaaagcccgcgcgcagcaacaaagacccaacacagccataaattaattaattaataataatttagggcttccctggtggcgcagtggttgagaggccgcctgccaatgcaggggacgcgggttcgtgccctggtccgggaaaatcccacatgccgcggagcggctgggcccgtgagccatggccgttgagcctgcgcgtccgcagcctgtgctccgcaacgggagaggccacaacagtgagaggcccgcgtaccgcaaaaaaaaaaaaaataataataataataatttttttaaaaagagaaactgcCATCAAGGGGGtttcatcttctaaaaaaaataaaacaataataataatagttaaacGCAACAAAGAACCCAATTGAAAATTGGCAAAGGGCTTGAATAGACTTTggatgtctccaaagaagatatacaaatggctaataaacacatgaaaagatgctcactaccactaattattagggaaatgcaaataaaaatcacagtgagatatcacttaaTACCCATAAggatgactatcatcaaaaaaacagaaaacaagtgttagctgggatatggagaaattggagccctgcgcactgctggtgggaatacattgaataaaatgatgcagctgctgtggaaacagtatggcggttcctcaaaaaaagcaaacagaattgccatgattcagcaattccattttaaaacaaccacatgtatataaaataaatagtgatatatatgtatatacacgcagatatgtgtgtgtttttcctaggtAACTGTTAGGACTATAAATTTTCCAAGGAAAAGCAAAGTGAATTCAGGTTTATATATCACTGAATTGAAATTGCTCCCCTCAAAAAATTAGTGAGAGGTCTTGGGGGCCTGTCTTAACCTCTTACCTCCAGCAGCTCTATCCTTTACTTCAAGTGAGAGGAAAATAGCAGCattgagaaatattttatgttctttgaAGTTGAACAATTTAGAATTTTTTCCTTCAACCTGTGTATAAACCCCAGGTTGTGTTCTGTCCTTTTCAACCAACATCGGTTATAAACACAGTTCTTTTCAGATTCATTGCAATTTTGAAGTATTCTTTTGATGTGAGATATCTTAACAGGAGACAAAGAACCTGCTGGATTGTTGTTTGAAAATCTTAAAGAGTTTACCAAGGATGCtaatgaagactttttaaaattccattgtatgagtAGTTATAGCAAAACTGGCTTCTCTGAGCCATATTACTGATACATATTATCTGCTTTATATGC from Pseudorca crassidens isolate mPseCra1 chromosome 12, mPseCra1.hap1, whole genome shotgun sequence includes the following:
- the FAM216A gene encoding protein FAM216A isoform X1; protein product: MPGQGPVSEWTECSSSTEPPTGARAEGGGGGSAGYSYYQNSKGIDRFKDGHKMNSHIAMLQELWKTPQVQTIHIPKSMTETSFLKHPDLTLGQKRYLCSIAKIYNANYLRTLMKRQYMHVTQHSSQKPGVLTHHRSHLSSRYSQKQHYPCTTWRHQLEREDSGPSNIAAASAPEMIIQHSLWQPVRNKESLKTGYASKTRCKSLKIFRKPGRLFMQSVSINDSESYMNEEKKEDDLLNKCMQSMSIEEHGEHLMLT
- the FAM216A gene encoding protein FAM216A isoform X2, with the translated sequence MPGQGPVSEWTECSSSTEPPTGARAEGGGGGSAGYSYYQNSKDRFKDGHKMNSHIAMLQELWKTPQVQTIHIPKSMTETSFLKHPDLTLGQKRYLCSIAKIYNANYLRTLMKRQYMHVTQHSSQKPGVLTHHRSHLSSRYSQKQHYPCTTWRHQLEREDSGPSNIAAASAPEMIIQHSLWQPVRNKESLKTGYASKTRCKSLKIFRKPGRLFMQSVSINDSESYMNEEKKEDDLLNKCMQSMSIEEHGEHLMLT